A genomic window from Pyxicephalus adspersus chromosome 2, UCB_Pads_2.0, whole genome shotgun sequence includes:
- the CALR gene encoding calreticulin — protein MARIALLVLPLLAALCAAEPSIFFQEEFTDGDAWKQRWLPSKHKSDYGQFKLSAGKFYGDEEKDKGLQTSQDAKFYAHSAQFPAFSNKDKTLVVQFSVKHEQNIDCGGGYVKLFPSTLDQSDMHGESVYNIMFGPDICGPPTKKVHVIFNYKGKNLQINKDIRCKDDVYSHLYTLIVRPDNTYEVKIDNSKVESGNLEDDWDFLPPKKIKDPEAKKPDDWDERPKIDDPEDKKPEDWDKPEHIPDPDAVKPEDWDEEMDGEWEPPVITNPEYKGEWKPRQIDNPEYKGKWVHPEIDNPEYTPDSTLYSYENFGAIGLDLWQVKSGTIFDNFLITDDEKFAEEHAAKTWGVTKEAEKKMKEQQDEEERKKQEEEEKKRKEEEPAEEADDDDEDEEEEEEEKEKEEDDDDEEESDTPQKDEL, from the exons ATGGCCCGCATTGCTCTTCTTGTCCTTCCGCTTCTTGCGGCCCTGTGCGCCGCTGAACCTTCCATCTTCTTTCAGGAGGAATTCACGGATGGAG aTGCCTGGAAGCAACGCTGGTTGCCATCTAAACACAAGTCAGACTACGGCCAGTTCAAACTCTCTGCAGGCAAGTTCTATGGCGATGAAGAGAAGGACAAAG GTCTCCAGACCAGCCAGGATGCTAAATTCTATGCCCACTCTGCTCAATTCCCTGCTTTCTCCAACAAAGACAAGACTCTTGTTGTGCAGTTCTCAGTGAAACACGAGCAGAACATTGACTGCGGTGGTGGCTACGTGAAGCTTTTCCCCAGCACTCTGGACCAGTCTGACATGCATGGAGAGTCTGTGTACAACATCATGTTCG GTCCTGACATTTGCGGGCCACCAACCAAGAAAGTGCATGTCATCTTCAATTACAAGGGAAAGAACCTGCAGATCAACAAAGACATCCGCTGCAAG GACGACGTTTACTCTCATCTCTACACCTTGATTGTACGTCCCGATAACACCTATGAAGTAAAAATCGATAACAGCAAAGTGGAATCTGGCAACCTGGAGGATGACTGGGACTTCCTTCCCCCCAAGAAAATCAAGGACCCAGAGGCCAAAAAGCCTGATGACTGGGATGAGCGCCCCAAGATTGATGACCCCGAGGACAAGAAACCAGAG GACTGGGACAAACCAGAACATATCCCTGACCCAGATGCAGTGAAACCTGAAGATTGGGATGaggagatggatggagagtggGAGCCCCCAGTTATCACAAACCCAGAATACAAG GGAGAGTGGAAACCTCGCCAGATTGACAATCCTGAATACAAAGGAAAGTGGGTACACCCAGAGATTGACAACCCAGAATACACCCCAGATTCTACACTGTACTCCTATGAGAACTTTGGAGCTATTGGCCTTGATCTGTGGCAG GTAAAATCTGGCACCATCTTTGACAATTTCCTGATTACAGACGATGAGAAGTTTGCAGAGGAACATGCTGCTAAGACATGGGGAGTCACAAAG GAGGCAGAGAAAAAGATGAAGGAACAGCAGGATGAAGAGGAGCGTaagaagcaggaggaggaagagaaaaagaggaaagaggAGGAACCTGCCGAAGAAGCAGATGATGATGACgaagatgaggaggaggaggaggaagaaaaagaaaaggaggaggatgatgacGATGAGGAGGAAAGTGACACACCCCAGAAAGATGAGCTTTAA